A single genomic interval of Arachis duranensis cultivar V14167 chromosome 7, aradu.V14167.gnm2.J7QH, whole genome shotgun sequence harbors:
- the LOC107496073 gene encoding uncharacterized protein LOC107496073: MSSTYTSIRFPRRLWTNSMSSVTWDGPSFSDSRPSEEFTFGFFTPELTIEAQHIVRLQHLFLILIEEERRVVVSLPQRCTRRRPCVQPAATGRRELAWRHRRCRPAPNPPLFAVRVLPTSSRSRYSPLQVLAASFSVSIPRKDRHQEWWWISHDWRGSTEPPNSTISAADGGSDGVSTHRCYRSTMGFSLPRRESAAVGAAPRIVISGGCPRVRRLPRKKPPSVLPSCISIWPQISWVRHRRIKLRSIPCSPHNTSTTRFVCDFCIVLGHKSCN; this comes from the exons atgtcgtcgacgtatacttccattagaTTCCCAAG GCGACTGTGGACTAATTCCATGAGTTCAGTTACATGGGATGGTCCCTCTTTCTCTGATTCGCGCCCCTCTGAAGAGTTTACCTTCGGGTTTTTTACTCCGGAG CTCACAATAGAAGCCCAACACATTGTTAGGCTTCAGCATCTCTTCCTCATCCTCATCGAAGAAGAGAGACGCGTTGTTGTTTCGCTGCCTCAGAGGTGCACCCGCCGCCGCCCCTGCGTCCAACCCGCAGCCACCGGCCGTCGCGAGCTTGCATGGAGGCATCGCCGCTGCCGTCCAGCTCCCAACCCTCCGCTGTTCGCTGTTCGAGTTCTCCCTACCTCTTCCCGAAGCCGCTACTCGCCCCTGCAAGTCCTCGCCGCTTCGTTCTCCGTTTCGATTCCAAGGAAAGACCGCCACCAGGAGTGGTGGTGGATTAGCCACGATTGGAGAGGCTCGACAGAACCCCCAAACTCCACGATCTCTGCCGCGGATGGTGGTTCTGATGGCGTGAGCACGCACCGCTGTTACAGAAGCACCATGGGCTTCTCCCTTCCACGCCGCGAAAGCGCCGCCGTCGGCGCTGCTCCTCGCATCGTCATCAGTGGCGGGTGTCCGCGGGTTCGACGCCTCCCAAGGAAGAAACCGCCAAGCGTCCTCCCCTCCTGCATCTCGATCTGGCCGCAAATCTCCTGGGTGCGTCATCGACGAATCAAACTAAGGTCGATCCCCTGCAGTCCACACAATACCTCTACCACCAGGTTTGTTTGTGACTTCTgtattgttcttggtcataaatCTTGTAATTGA